In a single window of the Scyliorhinus canicula chromosome 1, sScyCan1.1, whole genome shotgun sequence genome:
- the LOC119970204 gene encoding ADP-ribosylation factor 6-like — MGKFLSKIFGNKEMRILMLGLDAAGKTTVLYKLKLGQPVSTIPTVGFNVETVTYRKVRFNVWDVGGQDKIRPLWRHYYTGTQGLIFVVDCADRDRIDEARQELYRIINDREMRDAIILIFANKQDLPDAMKPHEIQEKLGLTRIRDRNWYVQPSSATTGDGLFEGLTWLTSNYKTS, encoded by the coding sequence ATGGGTAAATTCCTGTCGAAGATTTTTGGAAACAAAGAAATGCGGATTCTGATGCTAGGCCTGGACGCAGCTGGGAAGACTACGGTATTGTACAAACTCAAACTAGGGCAGCCTGTGAGTACCATCCCGACTGTAGGCTTTAATGTGGAGACAGTGACTTACAGGAAGGTTCGGTTCAATGTCTGGGATGTAGGTGGTCAGGATAAGATCCGACCTCTTTGGAGGCATTATTACACAGGCACCCAGGGGTTGATCTTTGTGGTGGACTGTGCTGACAGAGATCGCATTGACGAAGCCAGACAAGAGCTCTACCGCATCATAAATGACAGAGAAATGCGTGATGCCATTATTCTGATCTTTGCAAACAAGCAAGACTTGCCTGATGCCATGAAACCCCATGAAATCCAGGAGAAGCTGGGCTTGACTCGGATACGAGATCGCAACTGGTATGTTCAGCCTTCATCAGCAACCACTGGAGACGGACTTTTTGAAGGGCTAACTTGGCTAACTTCTAATTACAAAACATCTTGA